In Patagioenas fasciata isolate bPatFas1 chromosome 11, bPatFas1.hap1, whole genome shotgun sequence, the following proteins share a genomic window:
- the LOC136106428 gene encoding olfactory receptor 14J1-like, which produces MVDIEPRSRRDRYIAICKPLHYGTLLGSRACVHMAAAAWATGVLNALLHTASTFSLPLCKGNALGQFFCEIPQILKLSCSHSYLRELGLIVFSVLIGCGCFVFIVVSYVQIFRAVLRIPSEQGRHKAFSTCLPHLAVVSLFVSTAMFAYLKPPSISSPSLDLVVSVLYSVVPPAVNPLIYSMRNQELKDAVCKLVS; this is translated from the exons ATGGTGGACATtgagcccaggtccaggagg gaccgctacattgccatctgcaaacccctgcactacgggaccctcctgggcagcagagcttgtgtccacatggcagcagctgcctgggccactggggttctcaatgctctgctgcacacggccagtacgttttcactgcccctgtgcaagggcaatgccctgggccagttcttctgtgaaatcccccaaatcctcaagctctcctgctcacactcctatctcagggaactggggcttattgtgtttagtgtcttaataggatgtgggtgttttgtgttcattgtggtgtcctatgtgcagatcttcagggccgtgctgaggatcccctctgagcagggacggcacaaagccttttccacctgcctccctcacctggccgtggtctccctgtttgtcagcactgccatgtttgcctaccttaagcccccctccatctcctccccatcccttgatctggtggtgtctgttctgtactcagtggtgcctccagcagtgaaccccctcatctacagcatgaggaaccaggagctcaaggatgccgtgtgCAAACTCGTATCCTAG
- the LOC136106429 gene encoding olfactory receptor 14J1-like encodes MSYDRYIAICKPLHYGTLLGSRACVHMAAAAWATGFLYALLHTANTFSLPLCKGNALDQFFCEIPQILKLSCSHSYLRELGLIVFSVLIGCGCFVFIVVSYVQIFRAVLRIPSEQGRHKAFSTCLPHLAVVSLFISTSMFAYLKPPSISSPSLDLVVSVLYSVVPPATFMELQG; translated from the exons atgtcctacgaccgctacattgccatctgcaaacccctgcactacgggaccctcctgggcagcagagcttgtgtccacatggcagcagctgcctgggccactgggtttctctatgctctgctgcacacggccaatacattttcactgcccctgtgcaagggcaatgccctggaccagttcttctgtgaaatcccccagatcctcaaactctcctgttcacactcctatctcagggaacttgggcttattgtgtttagtgtcttaataggatgtgggtgttttgtgttcattgtggtgtcctatgtgcagatcttcagggccgtgctgaggatcccctctgagcagggacggcacaaagccttttccacctgcctccctcacctggccgtggtctccctgtttatcagcacttccatgtttgcctacctgaagcccccctccatctcctctccttccctggatctggtggtgtctgttctgtactcagtggtgcctccagca acctttATGGAGCTGCAGGGATAG